Part of the Mercenaria mercenaria strain notata chromosome 8, MADL_Memer_1, whole genome shotgun sequence genome is shown below.
TCTCATCACTATATCCTATCAGAGTATCAAAGGTGGAATAAAGTTTAGTTTGAAGAAGTTGCAAAATTATTTTCGGAAATATGATTGTGTCTTATTCATATATTTCATCTTCTTCTGTAACTGTAAGATTCCGTATGTGAGAGCCTCTGCTGATGGTGGACAGCCTGAAAAACAAGATCACATTGTAACCAGTATTATTTCTAATTCTATTTTTTGGGGTGCAATTTGTTTCCTAAAATTGTAACTGTTCTGTTGGATATTGAGTCGTCAGATGATATGGTAATTTTCCAGCTTTTACAAGTAGGAGAATCTAGGTGTCCATTGGCACTGGTCGACCCAAGGGAAGAACCATCACCATTCACCAGCCAATAGAATAACTTTTTTCATACAAcaaaaattttgatgttttctttttatacatCCATTTTCTTGTTCTTGAATACATTGAAACTGTATTTGAGTCATGTATAAGCTTTGGCTTTTCTGATACTATTCTGAAGTTAAAGAAGTATTCAGttcaggaaaatatcaaatttattggCCCTAACTATATTTGTAAAACCAAAAGGAAATCTTCCACCATACAAAAGTAACTTGGAAACTGAAAACTGCAGTGGACTGAAGGTCACTTGGGCATTCATTATTGTGGATATTGTTGCGTATTCTAAAtgctcatttttatttttttagacatcatcatccacatcagaGTTACATGTATTAATCGCTCTAGTGATAGTTCCAGTTTCCCAAGACATACCATATGTTTCACAATCAAGTATCCAAATACTGCACTGTCTCCTCTGACAACTCTTGTATTATTTGCAGCATAAGGTTacaaaatttgagaaaaatacTATTAAGAATAAAGTGTGACTACATTATTCCTCCCATTTTAAcatgtaaaattagaaattagaaaTCAATACATAATGCAGATTAATTTTCAACCTGTTTTAAACGTAAAATTTGTATTAACCCTTATCGTGCTCTGaatgatttattctgcctttgcaaccagtgaagattatgatcagcctgcacatccatgcagtctaatcatgatctgcactgttcactattcagtcagtatctttttggtaagcacccctttcaacagttaatggtaatgtccaaattataagatggatcagtccatttaagaaatttagcaaggcGAAGGTTAATGTAATATACAATTTCATAAGAGTAACTGGTATGGATTGTATCACATGGATAATTCCAAGTATTTCAACAAaaccataaaataaaagaatgcaAGAGGATTCCAAATATATGGAAAGATTTTACTAGTCTCTTTAAGCTATCAATGAGGTAAATGCCAACATGTTTGCCTCCACAAGACCATCCAACTAAACAGACAGTATTATTTGATATGTCTGAGTAAGACTGGAAATTAGATGcatgtccataggacactggtacCCCCCTCCTGCcaatgtatgcatattttttgacaaagtcaaaggacataactctggtctggctgtgtgaaatcacAGTTAAAACACCATGTGCACAACATTCTAATAACAATTCTGAGGTAAAATAACACTAGGTGAAGTACTTTTTGAGACATAcatgacagacagacaaagacaACTATGAGTGCCCATTTTTAGGGTCATACAAAGGCGATTTCAAAAGTATAAACAAACATGTGGGTGAAATTCTGACAAAATCTCAATACAACTGATGTATGATGTCAAACACTCTCAACCTTGCCAATGGCACACCAGAGCTTATATTAATTACATAGTATTTACCTGGTACATATATATCAACAGGTATAACTCTATCACAGCCCCGCAACACTGAGTAAGAATAGTGGTAGTAGCCACCACCATTGGCACAGCTTCCCATAGAAATCACCCATTTCGGTGGCAGCAACTGATCATATATCTgtaatgtaattttgtaaaacattattacCATCATTTATTCAATCATGATGACAATTCTATACAGTGTGAAAGAATATCTACATTTCATCCTTTTGAGTTTACATCATGAATGTAAAACTAACTCTGTCATCACAGTGAcctaaatattgtttgtttgttttgggtttaacgctgtttttcaacagtatttcagtcatgtaacggcgggcagctaacctaaccagtgttcctggattctgtaccagtacaaacctgttctccgcaagtaactgccaacttccccacatgaatcagaggtggaggactaatgatttcagacacaatgtcgtttatcaaatagtcacggagaacatacgccccgcccgaggatcgaactcacgaccccgcgatccgtagaccgacgctctacctactgagctaagcgggcgggctttgacCTAAATAAGTAAGTGGAAGCTATCTTTGGATAGTGCTATTAATAGCTGCAAATACTGCATGATCTTTCTATAACAAATTATGAACTTAAACCAGATGAAAGAATTAAGaaacttaaatgaaatttaaacaaaatatctgcATAAAACAAGTGAACCAAACAGTGTCTTGCCTCAGAATTAATTCTTGGAATCTAtaaaaaattctgataaaaaatttGTCTGGAGGTTGATTAATCAGAGTAACTATGAGGACGTCACAGTTCATGAAGACATTCAGTGGCAACTATGAGGACATTACAGTTCATGAAGACATTCATTGGTTATTATGAGGACGTTACTGTTCATGAAGACATTCCGTGGTTATTATGAGGATGTCACAGTTCATGAAGACATTCAGTGGTAACTATGAGGACGTCACAGTTCATGAAGACATTCAGTGGTTCTTATGAGGACGTCACAGTTCATGAAAACATTCAGTGGTAACTATGAGGACgtcaaagttcatgaagatattCAGTGGTTATTATGAGGCCATCACAGTTCATGAAGACATTCAGTGGTAACTACGAGGATGTCACAGCTCATGAAGATATTCAGTGGTTATTATGAGGCCATCACAGTTCATTGAAGACATTCAGTGGTAACAAGGAGGACGTCACAGTTCATGAAGACATTCAACAGAGTATTTAATCAATTTCACAATAAAGCAAATTTCCTAGTTTTTGATGTTTTTACACTTTTGTTCAGTTCTCTGTACTAAAACAAGTCACCAATAAACAAATCTTACTCTTCTCAAAGCTGGTGCCATTTTGTTAGTGACCGTTCCAGCCACAATAATACAGTCAGCCTGTCGTGGAGTGGCTCGAAATACGACACCAAGACGATCCATGTCATAACGTGGTGCAGCAAAGTGCATCATTTCTACAGCACAGCATGCCAATCCAAAGGACAGCGGCCATAAagaatactgaaaatataaggtACTTACTTCTATTACCTAATTCGTGGTTTTCTCAAAAACTGAATAtccttttttacatgtttatttgaagTTGGGACCAGTTTCAAAATGCAACACTGCAATTGGTCAGTTTCaacacaatgcaaaaaaaaaacaacagtcatATGCCTGATTTCTGGAAGCTAGTTTGATGAAACTGGACTAGCTACTGCTATAAAGACAAAGGACACACATATACTGCTAGGTAGTTCAACAATAAGACAGAGTAATATATTCTTGCTCAGGTATGCCAAAATACTGCCATTTTATTGGTCCttccattaacttttaaaatcacattttactgaaaattaagatattttacaatttctaAATATCACTTTACAGCACTCATCATGGcaaatgaatttttgatttctcttaatactttgtttttactgtttgatcaatcttttcattgtttttcttccatttcttattaaagtggaattatgctcatttttcaagtaaaaatccagctgaaatagatgtgtgtgtaaaaagggtggaggaaattatagctttaaaCCCTATATACCAAActctgttaccagtacgaaataataagtttccaaatatgactttgcttcccttcaacttcagaaatctctacctgtaggtaagggagatcactgcatagaagattgaagaaaagaactattattttattagtctgatttctttatttctgatgCATCAACTTGAAATACTCATGCGGCATTAtaattaatttaacaaatttaaatgcacagcaaccagaaattgcttttataaaacattcaccaaaaacacactatgtgcagtattGTGAGTAAGAtgtgcataatgccactttaaatatTTAAGTCTTGTAATACCAATCCTAATATACATCATTATAAAGAACTCTGAAGATGATAACTGgaactttacatatttttcaaaatacctGGTTAGattttgaattcatttaaaaaaaaataaaaaaaattgacatagtatttcaaatgtttatttgttCTATTTTGAAAACCAtaaagattaatttttttttttttttttactttattggtGGATTGTAAAATATTTAGCTTCAGGGTATTTTAGCATACAAGCAACATTTGATATAATTTCAAGAaataagacaagaggaccatgatggccctatactgCTAACCAGTTTCACAGTTATAAAATCGAAGTTTTCCATACATAGATCCGCAGGGAAAATTAAACACCTCTGACtgcaatgttttttcttcacGGATCAAGATGACTTCAAAAAGTTTTGTAGAATATACAAATGAATTGACAAAATTAATGACAtctattatcatgattattttcaaaattaaaagttcCTACTATCACACCCTGAGGCCTTTACCAAgaaagatatataatataatacataatttttatcaagatcttgcaaaataaagcgcctttgaacgtatattccatatgaaaagggcgctcaacaaatctggtataataataataataataaagccaaaatacaaaaaagccCCGTCACAGATTTGGTGTATTAAGGAGCAGAAGAAAACTTTTCATTAATTACCTTTCTTGACCAGTTAACAAGATCATCAACTTTAGCTAGGGCAAAATCTAATTTATTGTCACTGAATTTCGCAGGAAATGGTGAGAATGGTTTCAATTTAACATCTGGAGGCGACATAGCTCCTCTGTTTGGTATTACCctgaaataaagcaaaacaatCTCTAAATCATGTGTTGCCATGCGACATGAACTTTGTACTTTGATTGTCCCTTTTTAAGATGCATTTTGATAAAGTATTCCCTGGTATAAACATGCTGGCACAAGGCTGAGTTTATACATTAGAAATTCATTGAATACTGTACATTTATTCCTATATATATAACAACATGcttgtaaacaaaaataaccaAGAGCTGTcaatattagtgacaaatgccttgggcatttatatcaatttaaatttattaaccAAACATTGTTTCAGACCCCTTTGATTCTCACATCTCCGTATGTTGGGTTtggatagagcaagtttatacttTCGGGGTTTAAATTTCTGGGCAACTTAAAAAAATGCTGGGCTACCAGAAAAAAATTTCTGGTAGCCACTGGACACTGGCCCCCCCGatgcgtgcccaagaatgctgcgcaaaatatgccagaacagttaaggtatgaatcattttgtgaccagacaaaaaaaattctccaaaggttaccttgaccttggagctaagggtctgggtcttgcgcatgacacgtcaacTCGttatagtgaacatttgtgccaagtaattttaaaatcccttaaaaAATAGttgttattgactggacaagaaacagactatgtttacctttgacttctaagtctgaCATTGACCtaggagctaggggtctgggtcttgcgcatgtcACATCATTTCAATagagggaacatttatgccaagtaatcttaaaatcccttcaccgatggcagagttatagaccaggCAAGAAACAGACCAagtttaacctttaacctccaagtgtgaccttgaccttaagagctaggggtcttggtcttgcgcatgacatgtcatctcactgtagggaacatttatgcaaagtaatttcaaaatcccttgatgaattgCAGAGtaatgaaccggacacgaaacagaccctgttaaactttgacttcttagtgtgaccttgatcttggagctag
Proteins encoded:
- the LOC123566294 gene encoding NADH-quinone oxidoreductase subunit B-like, with the translated sequence MAARTVWQHCGRIQPMLCQLSRQPAAVASAPSRDLYTINKQNEKDKEEKSLMVIPNRGAMSPPDVKLKPFSPFPAKFSDNKLDFALAKVDDLVNWSRKYSLWPLSFGLACCAVEMMHFAAPRYDMDRLGVVFRATPRQADCIIVAGTVTNKMAPALRRIYDQLLPPKWVISMGSCANGGGYYHYSYSVLRGCDRVIPVDIYVPGCPPSAEALTYGILQLQKKMKYMNKTQSYFRK